One Campylobacter sp. RM16192 genomic region harbors:
- a CDS encoding acetate kinase → MKILVLNSGSSSIKFQLFNMKDNHVIASGLIEKIGENSSYAKLKDTAKDRIYEENLAIKDHHEGLEVMTSLFVASNILHDLSELDGIGHRIVHGGESFTESALVNKDVITKIEQNSILAPLHNPGHLAGIRNAMQESGEKVPHVVVFDTVFHQTMPEYAYRYALPYELCKRLHIRRYGFHGTSHHYVTKTAAQMLDIDYSKFNAISLHLGNGASVCAVQNGKSVDTSMGLSPLEGLIMGTRSGDMDPAIITYLLNLGELKADEIDAFLNKKSGLLGICGSNDMREVVAKMEHDERAHLAFEMFCYRIKKYIGAYYAVLGRVDALIFTGGIGENAPYSREKVCGDLAHLGIKIDHELNFAKASGARCIDADKALIKTLIIPTNEELEIALETKRVIESSKK, encoded by the coding sequence GTGAAAATTTTAGTCTTAAATTCGGGTAGCTCATCTATAAAATTTCAGCTTTTTAACATGAAAGACAATCATGTCATAGCAAGCGGACTTATCGAAAAAATAGGCGAAAATAGCTCATACGCCAAGCTAAAAGATACGGCTAAAGATAGGATATATGAGGAAAATTTAGCTATCAAAGATCACCACGAGGGACTTGAGGTGATGACAAGTCTTTTTGTGGCTTCAAATATACTGCACGATCTAAGCGAGCTTGACGGAATAGGACACAGGATAGTGCACGGCGGAGAGAGTTTTACAGAGTCTGCTTTGGTAAATAAAGATGTGATCACTAAAATAGAGCAAAACTCAATACTCGCCCCGCTTCATAATCCTGGACATCTAGCCGGCATAAGAAACGCCATGCAAGAGAGCGGCGAAAAGGTGCCTCATGTGGTTGTGTTTGATACGGTTTTTCATCAGACAATGCCTGAATATGCCTATAGATATGCCCTACCTTACGAGCTTTGCAAGCGCTTACATATCCGCAGATACGGCTTTCACGGCACATCACACCACTATGTGACAAAGACTGCCGCACAAATGCTTGACATAGATTATAGTAAATTTAACGCCATCTCGCTTCACCTTGGCAACGGCGCTTCTGTTTGTGCTGTTCAAAATGGCAAAAGTGTGGATACTTCCATGGGGCTTAGTCCGCTTGAGGGGCTTATAATGGGCACAAGAAGCGGCGATATGGATCCTGCGATTATAACCTATCTGCTAAATTTAGGCGAACTAAAGGCTGATGAGATAGATGCCTTTTTAAACAAAAAGAGCGGACTGTTAGGAATTTGTGGCTCAAACGATATGAGAGAGGTAGTTGCAAAGATGGAACACGATGAAAGGGCTCACCTGGCCTTTGAGATGTTTTGTTACCGCATTAAAAAATATATCGGTGCTTATTATGCAGTACTTGGGCGCGTTGATGCGCTTATATTTACAGGTGGCATCGGCGAAAACGCTCCATACAGTAGAGAGAAAGTTTGTGGAGATTTGGCGCATCTTGGCATAAAGATAGATCACGAATTAAATTTCGCCAAAGCAAGCGGAGCTAGGTGTATAGACGCTGACAAAGCATTGATAAAAACATTAATCATCCCTACAAATGAAGAGCTTGAGATAGCGCTTGAGACAAAAAGAGTTATAGAGTCTTCTAAAAAATAG
- the pta gene encoding phosphate acetyltransferase: MKSKGIYLITANFSKIYEIISAKFKNVTVFEPIGGFVCTKEAAVAFENGHEKELIKSIIKEFNRLQKKYDLVVVRAFEAFSNLGKFELNLLLARHLNTPVFSEKNLKALNINSNLVISSNLDEVLEAQQSIITPFRFENLLIETASKDKKTVVLPESNDERILRASEVLMQTGAVNLTLLGDEAMIKIRAEELGLNLNGVKFINLEKNVFQESFAKELYELRKHKGMSLEKAKELILDKTYFGTMMVQTGLADAMVSGASTNTADTVRPAFQIIKTTPDSPLVSSSFVMCMGEEILIYADCAVIPNPDANALAHIAISSAKTAVEFGIEPRVALLSYATGNSSEGSDTDLIKEAKKIINELEPELKVEGPIQYDAAIDIGVARKKIPNSEVAGRANVFVFPNLNSGNIGYKIAQRSGHCIAIGPILQGLKKPVNDLSRGCLVDDIINTVLITAIQAGEKK; this comes from the coding sequence ATGAAATCTAAAGGAATTTATCTAATAACTGCCAATTTTTCAAAAATTTATGAAATTATATCAGCAAAATTTAAAAATGTAACCGTATTTGAGCCGATAGGAGGTTTTGTATGCACCAAAGAGGCTGCGGTAGCATTTGAAAATGGTCATGAAAAAGAGCTTATAAAAAGCATTATAAAAGAATTTAACAGGCTGCAAAAAAAATATGATTTAGTAGTCGTTAGAGCCTTTGAAGCATTCTCAAATTTGGGGAAATTTGAGTTAAATTTACTTCTTGCCAGGCATCTTAACACTCCTGTTTTTAGTGAAAAAAATCTAAAAGCCCTAAATATCAACTCAAATTTAGTTATAAGTTCAAATTTGGACGAGGTTTTGGAAGCGCAACAGAGCATAATCACTCCTTTTAGATTTGAAAATTTACTAATAGAGACAGCAAGCAAAGACAAAAAAACCGTAGTCTTGCCAGAGAGTAACGACGAGAGAATTTTAAGAGCTAGCGAGGTTTTGATGCAAACTGGTGCTGTAAATTTAACCCTGCTTGGAGATGAGGCTATGATAAAAATTAGAGCCGAAGAGCTGGGATTGAATTTAAATGGAGTTAAATTTATAAATTTAGAAAAAAACGTATTTCAAGAGAGCTTTGCAAAGGAGCTTTACGAGCTTAGAAAGCATAAAGGAATGAGTCTGGAAAAAGCAAAAGAGCTTATCTTGGATAAGACTTACTTTGGTACTATGATGGTGCAAACCGGGCTTGCCGATGCCATGGTAAGCGGAGCTAGCACAAACACCGCAGATACCGTTAGACCGGCATTTCAAATCATAAAAACAACTCCTGATAGCCCATTGGTATCAAGCTCATTTGTAATGTGTATGGGCGAGGAAATTTTAATATATGCAGATTGTGCCGTAATCCCAAATCCGGACGCTAATGCCCTAGCTCATATAGCAATCTCATCTGCTAAAACAGCGGTTGAGTTTGGAATAGAGCCTAGAGTCGCCCTACTCTCATATGCAACCGGAAATAGCAGCGAAGGAAGTGACACAGATCTAATCAAAGAGGCAAAAAAGATCATTAACGAGCTTGAGCCAGAGCTTAAGGTTGAAGGACCGATACAATATGACGCGGCAATAGATATTGGAGTGGCTAGAAAAAAGATACCAAATAGTGAGGTAGCGGGACGCGCCAATGTCTTTGTATTTCCAAACTTAAATTCAGGTAATATAGGCTATAAAATCGCCCAAAGAAGCGGTCATTGTATAGCCATAGGACCGATTTTACAGGGATTAAAAAAACCGGTAAATGACCTAAGTAGAGGATGTTTGGTGGATGACATCATAAATACGGTTTTAATAACAGCAATACAAGCAGGAGAGAAAAAGTGA
- a CDS encoding 4Fe-4S dicluster domain-containing protein: protein MQSSQNSRRSFMAAAGLFVAATALKAAPTKFEEGKGERFGMVIDLTRCIGCQSCTMNCAMENDVPAGMFRTIVSEYEAYAKDGKRAAMASLPRLCNHCESPACIDMCPTGASHQRSNGIVKINSSECIGCALCVEACPYHARYFNPTTLKADKCTFCDHRLRAGLLPSCVETCVGGSRIMGDLNDPNSNIRKFLATHETMVIDSPKNTNPQVFYYCVSEVLTKNDVEAEKEAGYKRVVHWNEEITL from the coding sequence ATGCAATCAAGCCAAAATTCGCGTCGCAGTTTTATGGCTGCTGCGGGACTGTTTGTTGCGGCTACCGCTTTAAAAGCCGCACCGACTAAGTTTGAAGAGGGCAAAGGGGAGCGCTTTGGTATGGTGATAGACCTTACGCGCTGTATCGGATGTCAATCCTGTACTATGAACTGTGCTATGGAAAATGACGTTCCAGCAGGGATGTTTAGAACTATAGTTTCAGAATATGAAGCTTACGCAAAAGACGGTAAAAGAGCTGCTATGGCTTCACTTCCAAGACTTTGCAATCACTGCGAAAGCCCTGCTTGTATCGATATGTGTCCAACCGGCGCAAGTCATCAAAGAAGCAACGGTATCGTTAAGATAAACAGCAGCGAGTGCATAGGCTGTGCGCTTTGCGTTGAGGCCTGTCCGTATCACGCAAGATACTTTAATCCGACTACTCTAAAAGCCGATAAATGCACATTCTGTGATCACAGACTTCGTGCGGGACTTCTTCCAAGCTGTGTGGAAACCTGTGTGGGCGGAAGCCGTATAATGGGCGATTTAAACGATCCAAATTCAAATATCAGAAAATTTTTAGCAACTCACGAGACTATGGTTATAGATAGTCCGAAAAATACAAATCCGCAAGTGTTTTACTACTGTGTTAGCGAGGTTTTAACCAAAAACGACGTAGAAGCGGAGAAGGAAGCAGGCTATAAACGAGTCGTTCATTGGAACGAAGAGATAACGCTTTAA
- a CDS encoding acetolactate synthase large subunit: MKGISGSQMISEALHKEGVEIVFGYPGGAALNIYDETYKQRYFKHILVRHEQAAVHAADGYARASGKVGVAFVTSGPGFTNAVTGLATAYSDSIPIVLISGQVASSLIGTDAFQEIDAVGISRPCVKHNYLVNSIEELPRILKEAFYIARSGRPGPVHVDIPKDITAAIGDFDYPQEIKMLTYKPTYKGNAKQIKKAAEAISAAKRPLLYLGGGVIASNASELVRKFAKKTGIPAIETLMGLGVLAHDDENLLAMAGMHGSYAANMALSETDLLIALGARFDDRITGKLSEFARYAKIIHVDIDPSSISKIVNAHFPIVGDLNFVLEELIEKVEVNPENIKDWKDILSRYDKLNPLAYSDSDEILKPQWVIEETAKIAGDDTIISTDVGQHQMWAAQFYPFSRPRQLITSGGLGTMGYGLPAAIGSKCADPKKTVINFTGDGSILMNIQELMTAVENGIAVINIILNNNFLGMVRQWQTFFYEKRYSSTDLSVQPDFVKIVEGFGGVGFVCHTKDEFRKALKEAIRLRKIAMLDVRVDRFEDVLPMVPAGAAIYNMILKSKE, encoded by the coding sequence ATAAAAGGGATTTCAGGTTCGCAGATGATTAGCGAAGCATTACATAAAGAGGGTGTTGAGATAGTTTTTGGCTATCCTGGCGGTGCGGCGCTTAACATCTATGATGAAACTTACAAGCAAAGGTATTTTAAGCATATTTTAGTGCGCCACGAGCAAGCTGCCGTTCACGCAGCTGACGGCTACGCAAGAGCAAGCGGCAAGGTCGGAGTGGCTTTTGTAACGAGTGGTCCCGGATTTACAAATGCCGTTACAGGGCTTGCTACGGCGTATTCTGATAGCATTCCTATCGTGCTTATAAGCGGTCAGGTCGCAAGCTCGCTCATAGGCACTGATGCCTTTCAGGAGATCGACGCGGTGGGAATTTCTCGCCCCTGTGTGAAACACAACTACTTAGTAAATAGCATCGAAGAGCTTCCAAGAATTCTAAAAGAGGCTTTTTACATCGCTCGCTCGGGTCGCCCGGGTCCCGTGCATGTGGATATACCAAAGGATATAACGGCTGCAATTGGCGATTTTGATTATCCACAAGAGATAAAAATGCTAACCTATAAGCCTACATACAAAGGCAACGCAAAGCAGATCAAAAAGGCTGCCGAAGCGATATCAGCGGCAAAAAGACCGCTACTTTATCTAGGTGGTGGAGTGATAGCGTCAAATGCCAGTGAGCTTGTGAGAAAATTTGCTAAGAAGACTGGAATTCCTGCGATAGAGACTCTCATGGGGCTTGGAGTTTTGGCTCATGATGATGAAAATTTACTTGCGATGGCAGGTATGCACGGAAGCTATGCTGCAAATATGGCGCTAAGTGAGACTGACCTACTTATCGCGCTTGGAGCGAGGTTTGATGATAGGATAACGGGCAAGTTAAGCGAATTTGCAAGATACGCAAAGATAATTCACGTGGATATCGATCCAAGCTCGATCTCAAAGATAGTAAACGCGCATTTTCCGATAGTTGGTGATCTAAATTTCGTCCTTGAAGAGCTCATAGAAAAGGTCGAAGTAAACCCTGAAAATATCAAAGACTGGAAAGATATCCTCTCTCGCTACGACAAGCTAAATCCGCTTGCATACAGCGATAGCGATGAAATTTTAAAGCCGCAGTGGGTTATAGAAGAGACTGCCAAGATAGCGGGCGATGATACGATAATATCAACCGACGTAGGTCAGCACCAGATGTGGGCGGCGCAGTTTTATCCGTTTTCGCGACCAAGACAGCTCATAACTAGCGGCGGGCTTGGCACGATGGGATACGGTCTGCCTGCGGCGATTGGCTCAAAGTGTGCAGATCCTAAAAAAACGGTCATAAATTTTACAGGTGACGGATCAATCCTAATGAATATCCAAGAGCTAATGACTGCCGTAGAAAATGGCATCGCGGTTATCAACATCATCCTAAACAACAACTTTTTGGGCATGGTGCGCCAGTGGCAGACGTTTTTTTACGAGAAACGCTACTCCTCAACCGATCTTAGCGTGCAACCTGACTTCGTAAAGATCGTAGAGGGCTTTGGCGGAGTAGGGTTTGTCTGTCACACGAAAGATGAGTTTAGAAAGGCGCTAAAAGAGGCGATAAGGCTTCGCAAGATAGCTATGCTTGATGTTAGAGTCGATCGCTTTGAAGATGTGCTTCCTATGGTGCCTGCGGGGGCTGCTATATATAATATGATATTAAAAAGCAAGGAATGA
- a CDS encoding tyrosine-type recombinase/integrase has translation MKYPLDCKDSFEKSFLFWLTRYVKFKLSSLSNKELRDPKALASVNYSLSRSVRSINELDGLVKSARNAGLTGINTYFNPLKKIYETLCFYELESLKQIDEELLSEILASTTGGLRDASKKNYRISVINFFSFLDKQNEEDGRAHIYDISLKNWGGISGTRGQKLPEFMSEEEVKRFLEAIENSDFKVNTNRNKLIIKTIIFTGIRVSEVLNLKRKDITEDGDLYTIRIRGKGNKYRIVMIKRHLIEAHLDAIAINYINKEGYLFINKKGTRLTQAYVSRIVEQILFKAGIRKEKNGAHMLRHTFATMLYKKQKDLVLVQEALGHASLNTSRIYTHFDSEKLKLAAQIAEDMNLKN, from the coding sequence TTGAAATACCCGCTTGATTGTAAAGATAGTTTTGAAAAGTCATTTCTTTTTTGGCTAACGAGATACGTTAAATTTAAACTAAGTTCGCTTTCAAACAAAGAGCTAAGAGACCCAAAAGCTCTTGCTAGCGTAAATTATTCCTTAAGCCGTAGTGTAAGGAGCATAAACGAGCTTGACGGACTTGTAAAATCAGCCAGAAACGCTGGACTTACCGGCATAAATACCTATTTTAACCCGCTTAAAAAAATTTATGAGACGCTTTGCTTTTACGAGCTTGAGAGTTTAAAACAGATAGACGAAGAGCTTTTAAGCGAAATTTTAGCTAGCACGACTGGTGGACTAAGAGATGCAAGCAAGAAAAACTACAGAATTTCGGTTATAAATTTCTTTTCGTTTTTAGATAAGCAAAACGAAGAGGACGGCAGAGCCCACATATACGATATCTCACTTAAAAACTGGGGCGGCATAAGCGGGACGCGGGGACAAAAACTGCCTGAATTTATGAGCGAAGAGGAAGTTAAGAGGTTTTTAGAGGCTATCGAAAATAGTGACTTTAAGGTAAATACAAACAGAAACAAGCTCATTATAAAGACGATAATATTTACGGGAATTCGCGTAAGCGAGGTTCTGAATTTAAAGCGCAAGGATATAACGGAAGATGGCGATTTATACACTATAAGAATTCGCGGCAAAGGCAACAAATACAGAATAGTAATGATAAAGCGCCACCTCATAGAAGCTCATCTTGACGCGATAGCGATAAACTATATAAATAAAGAAGGCTATCTCTTTATAAACAAAAAAGGTACGCGCCTAACGCAAGCTTACGTAAGCAGGATAGTGGAGCAAATTTTGTTTAAAGCCGGAATTCGCAAGGAAAAAAACGGCGCTCACATGCTTCGCCACACCTTTGCGACAATGTTATATAAAAAGCAAAAAGATCTCGTTTTAGTCCAGGAAGCACTCGGGCATGCAAGCTTAAATACATCGCGAATTTATACGCATTTTGATAGCGAGAAACTAAAGCTAGCAGCCCAAATCGCAGAGGATATGAATTTAAAAAATTAA
- the ilvN gene encoding acetolactate synthase small subunit yields MRRVISVIVLNEHGVLSRISGLFAGRGYNIDTLTVAPIPETNLSRLSIVTVGDEKVLEQIVKQLHKLIPTYKVIETGEFVEKEMALVKIPLSENFGGLDAILKAYNGIVANTNENFIVVMVADDTIRVKNFLKAIKKYNPIDIVCGGSVLMDM; encoded by the coding sequence ATAAGAAGAGTAATTTCAGTCATCGTTCTTAACGAACACGGCGTGCTTTCGCGCATTTCCGGGCTTTTTGCAGGGCGTGGGTATAATATCGACACTCTTACCGTTGCGCCGATACCTGAGACAAATTTATCTCGCCTTAGTATCGTAACGGTGGGCGATGAGAAGGTGTTAGAGCAGATCGTAAAGCAGCTTCACAAGCTCATACCTACTTATAAGGTTATAGAAACGGGCGAATTTGTCGAAAAAGAGATGGCGCTTGTAAAAATTCCGCTGAGTGAAAATTTCGGCGGACTTGACGCGATACTTAAGGCTTATAACGGCATAGTTGCGAACACAAATGAAAATTTTATCGTTGTTATGGTGGCTGACGATACGATTAGAGTGAAAAATTTCTTAAAAGCCATCAAAAAATACAATCCGATCGACATCGTTTGCGGTGGATCGGTGCTTATGGATATGTGA
- a CDS encoding molybdopterin-dependent oxidoreductase, producing MQRRDFIKKAMIASALPVAAVANKDEKIDDYKVQGNSHEPEFKVIDGKVVMNEGHSIVFSMCHGCTTKCGLRLHIDDKNDRVLRSVGNPFHPLANFHWMPYNTSINDALIATTRSGNDDQRATVCVRGAMLPEMLYSPIRILSPLKRVGKRGEGKWQTISFEQLIEEVVEGGDLFGEGHVDGLRAIYSDELIDPENPEYGTKRNQLLSFYLYDGRSDIVDRFMKKSFGTVNHYSHGGICGGGFRAGGKIAHNAGGFAHTKPDYEHSKFSIYWGTAPGNGGNPFQKQAKMVSYARSSDNGFTYAVIDPTVSNSIKYATSDKARWIGIKPGMDSALAMAMIRWIIENEKYATNYLIQPNLEQAKLAGEIHWCNATHLVITQKGHKDYGKFARINDEWQVCSQSGKIQSYKVNEPAKLYYKGKIDINGEKVAVKSSMQLLKESAFKHTMKEYSELCGVSMDDILWLCENFTKNGRQVSTNVHGGMMHTQAAMSTYAILCLNTLMGTYGYKGGNVNASAGTHKFMSGRYELEKFEGAYKPSGVNLSRSGKYYETSSEFKRKVAAGGTGYPAQQPWYPISMPLINETLTSHAVGYPYKAKIFINYMTNVIYGQAGLETAVKDSLKDSRDLPLFIGIDAFMNETNAYADYIVPDGLNLENWGMPNALWGTITKTSVVRYPAVTPRQDKDKNGTPIDVELFYITIAKKLGLKGFGKGAFKDKDGNAMDLDTKEQFYAAALANLAFDGEAVSDISKEDAELSKIHRVMPKIEKYLKKEEVAKVAHVLAKGGRYDDYVTAYKGDKATVKVPAPNPASIYYEPLGGHRHSITGEYMPGTPTLMKPVASDGTPLEKFFPKSEWKYLVSSKKSNAQHYYTIMSDRMRSIHPVNFVRISEDIAKEQDIKTGDEVKVVTPYASAKGTAFVTNGVAKGIISLEHGFGHTEFGARTHYIDGKPALRIEGTEVGINHNLLGLLDPKRKGKFSLNDWLVGTCARQALPANIYKI from the coding sequence ATGCAAAGACGAGATTTTATTAAAAAAGCTATGATTGCCTCGGCTCTTCCTGTGGCTGCCGTTGCAAATAAAGATGAAAAGATAGATGATTATAAGGTTCAAGGAAATTCTCATGAGCCGGAATTTAAAGTAATAGACGGTAAAGTCGTGATGAATGAAGGGCACTCGATAGTGTTTTCTATGTGTCACGGGTGCACTACAAAATGTGGTCTTAGGCTTCATATAGACGATAAAAACGATCGCGTTCTTCGCTCTGTGGGAAATCCTTTCCATCCGCTTGCAAATTTCCACTGGATGCCTTATAACACCTCTATAAACGACGCGCTAATAGCTACAACCAGAAGCGGCAATGACGATCAGCGAGCTACCGTTTGCGTTAGGGGCGCTATGCTTCCTGAGATGCTTTATTCGCCGATTAGAATTCTCTCTCCGCTTAAAAGAGTTGGCAAAAGAGGCGAGGGTAAGTGGCAGACTATCAGCTTTGAGCAGCTCATAGAAGAGGTTGTCGAGGGTGGAGATCTCTTTGGTGAAGGACACGTGGACGGACTTCGCGCTATCTACTCCGATGAGCTAATCGATCCCGAAAATCCCGAATACGGCACCAAACGCAACCAGCTCTTAAGCTTTTATCTATATGACGGCAGAAGCGATATTGTTGATAGATTTATGAAAAAGTCATTTGGCACCGTTAATCACTACTCGCACGGAGGAATTTGCGGCGGCGGATTTAGAGCGGGTGGTAAGATAGCTCACAATGCGGGTGGATTTGCTCATACTAAGCCTGATTACGAGCACTCTAAATTTAGCATTTACTGGGGAACGGCACCCGGCAATGGCGGAAATCCTTTCCAAAAGCAAGCTAAGATGGTATCTTATGCAAGAAGTTCGGACAACGGATTTACTTACGCTGTCATCGATCCGACGGTTTCAAATTCTATCAAATACGCCACAAGCGATAAGGCTCGCTGGATAGGCATAAAGCCTGGCATGGATTCAGCGCTTGCTATGGCGATGATAAGATGGATAATCGAAAATGAAAAATACGCTACAAACTACCTCATCCAGCCGAATTTAGAGCAAGCCAAGCTAGCAGGCGAAATTCACTGGTGCAACGCAACTCACCTAGTCATAACTCAAAAAGGACATAAAGACTACGGCAAATTTGCGCGAATTAATGACGAGTGGCAAGTATGCTCCCAAAGCGGTAAAATCCAAAGCTATAAAGTAAATGAGCCTGCTAAGCTCTACTATAAAGGCAAGATAGACATAAACGGCGAAAAAGTAGCCGTAAAAAGCTCTATGCAGCTTCTTAAAGAGTCAGCCTTCAAGCACACTATGAAAGAGTATTCGGAGCTTTGCGGCGTGAGTATGGATGATATACTTTGGCTTTGTGAAAATTTCACAAAAAACGGTCGCCAAGTAAGCACGAACGTGCACGGCGGCATGATGCACACGCAAGCCGCAATGAGCACTTACGCGATACTTTGTCTAAATACGCTTATGGGAACTTACGGCTACAAGGGTGGAAACGTAAACGCAAGCGCAGGCACGCATAAATTTATGAGCGGCAGATATGAGCTTGAGAAATTTGAGGGCGCATATAAGCCAAGCGGTGTGAATTTATCCCGCTCGGGCAAATACTACGAGACAAGCTCTGAGTTTAAGCGCAAGGTCGCAGCAGGTGGCACGGGCTATCCTGCACAGCAACCTTGGTATCCTATCTCTATGCCGCTTATCAACGAAACTCTTACAAGTCATGCGGTTGGATATCCTTATAAAGCTAAAATTTTCATCAACTACATGACAAACGTCATCTACGGACAAGCGGGGCTTGAAACGGCAGTGAAAGACTCTCTAAAAGATAGCCGTGATCTGCCGCTTTTCATCGGTATAGACGCGTTTATGAACGAAACTAACGCCTATGCCGACTATATCGTGCCTGACGGGTTAAATTTAGAAAACTGGGGTATGCCAAACGCACTTTGGGGAACTATAACTAAAACTTCAGTCGTGCGCTATCCTGCGGTAACTCCAAGACAAGATAAGGATAAAAATGGCACGCCGATAGATGTGGAGCTCTTTTATATAACTATCGCTAAAAAGCTTGGGCTAAAAGGCTTTGGCAAGGGTGCCTTTAAGGATAAAGACGGCAATGCTATGGATCTTGACACTAAAGAGCAGTTTTATGCTGCCGCACTTGCGAATTTAGCCTTTGACGGCGAAGCGGTAAGCGACATTAGCAAAGAAGATGCCGAGCTTAGTAAAATTCACAGAGTTATGCCAAAGATAGAAAAATACCTTAAAAAAGAAGAGGTGGCAAAGGTCGCTCACGTACTTGCAAAAGGCGGAAGATACGACGACTACGTCACGGCTTATAAGGGCGATAAAGCGACTGTAAAAGTGCCTGCGCCAAATCCCGCCTCGATATACTACGAGCCGCTTGGCGGACATCGCCACTCTATCACGGGCGAATACATGCCGGGAACTCCTACGCTGATGAAGCCTGTGGCAAGCGACGGAACTCCTCTTGAAAAATTCTTCCCGAAATCCGAGTGGAAGTATCTGGTAAGCTCGAAAAAATCAAACGCGCAGCACTACTACACTATAATGAGCGATAGGATGAGAAGCATACATCCCGTAAATTTCGTGCGTATCAGCGAAGATATAGCAAAAGAGCAGGATATCAAAACGGGCGATGAGGTTAAAGTCGTAACTCCATACGCAAGCGCAAAAGGCACGGCGTTTGTAACAAACGGCGTTGCAAAAGGCATTATAAGCCTTGAACACGGCTTTGGACATACTGAATTTGGTGCCAGAACTCACTATATAGACGGCAAACCGGCACTCAGGATAGAAGGAACAGAAGTGGGTATAAACCACAACCTACTTGGTCTGCTTGATCCAAAACGCAAGGGCAAATTTAGCCTTAACGACTGGCTTGTAGGCACCTGCGCAAGACAAGCGTTACCTGCAAATATCTATAAAATTTAG
- the flgH gene encoding flagellar basal body L-ring protein FlgH, producing MNAKFYLSFVCVSLIFSGCVPSADPKIDMKPPVYVEQLPAKQINNQPNTGSLFGRGDNPLFSDRKAMNVNDIVTVIISESANQSSSGKRNTNKDSTIKLSGGVFSAGSAPLSTVANQLNKLGDIGFSAGGGNEFSGAASNSRTESFKTTISARIIKVLENGNYFIEGSRELLINGEKQIVQLSGVIRPYDISNSNEIDSKYIADAKILYKTEGDVDKATRKPWGSKLMEAIWPF from the coding sequence ATGAATGCTAAATTTTATCTCTCCTTTGTTTGTGTATCACTTATTTTTAGCGGTTGCGTACCAAGTGCAGATCCTAAGATAGATATGAAGCCTCCGGTATATGTAGAGCAGTTGCCGGCAAAGCAGATAAATAATCAGCCAAATACGGGAAGTCTATTTGGAAGGGGAGATAATCCGCTTTTTTCAGATAGAAAGGCCATGAATGTCAATGATATAGTAACCGTAATAATAAGTGAAAGCGCAAATCAAAGCTCGAGCGGTAAAAGAAATACCAATAAAGATAGCACGATAAAGCTCTCAGGAGGTGTATTTAGCGCCGGCTCAGCCCCACTATCTACAGTAGCAAATCAGCTAAACAAACTTGGCGATATAGGTTTTAGTGCAGGCGGAGGTAATGAATTTAGTGGTGCCGCATCAAATAGCAGAACCGAAAGTTTTAAAACTACGATCTCTGCACGTATTATCAAGGTTCTTGAAAACGGAAACTACTTTATCGAGGGTTCAAGAGAGCTTCTTATAAACGGAGAAAAGCAGATCGTGCAGCTAAGCGGCGTCATACGCCCTTATGATATATCAAATTCAAATGAAATAGACTCAAAATATATCGCTGATGCAAAAATTTTGTATAAAACCGAAGGAGACGTTGATAAGGCTACTAGAAAGCCATGGGGATCAAAGCTTATGGAGGCTATCTGGCCTTTTTAA